The Papaver somniferum cultivar HN1 chromosome 3, ASM357369v1, whole genome shotgun sequence genome includes a region encoding these proteins:
- the LOC113359770 gene encoding uncharacterized protein LOC113359770 — MEGYKKEVENEKNNIVEFCENPVLINFYHAIDHVDKQPVQLSQQLVGNLLQNFKVLKEQFMIAKRNLEFVRIKMKEANEELGYVSKKRTSFEVFKSWITTITVVSGIEMSTSSVDNYDYYYSSSFSSSSDEDSKASVAKSKAKTTHDEGAKSSVPLNDRRVTYTKLMKRNAEDDEAENRQRRRDRIRRRVQAAEERRQFLDGVPSDSDADVSEEETAWVFTERKIKPNRYEREFRRTMKQIEAEAEAEEDSDSDDDPEARPDFIPDADSDEEEDSDDKYDDSDDEKDSDDESDNSDESDE; from the exons ATGGAAGGGTATAAGAAGGAAGTTGAGAATGAAAAAAATAACATTGTTGAGTTTTGTGAGAACCCTGTTCTTATAAATTTCTATCATGCAATTGATCATGTAGACAAGCAACCAGTTCAATTGTCACAAcaactggttggaaatcttcttcaaaattTTAAGGTTCTAAAAGAACAATTCATGATCGCTAAAAGGAATCTCGAGTTCGTGAGGATCAAGATGAAGGAAGCTAATGAGGAACTTGGTTAT gtttcgaagaaacgaacgagTTTTGAGGTGTTTAAGTCTTGGATTACTACTATCACTgtcgttagtggaatc GAAATGTCAACTTCCAGCGTCGACAATTACGATTATTATTACTCCTCTTCCTTCTCCAGCTCCtctgatgaggattccaaagCTTCTGTAGCCAAATCGAAAGCTAAGACAACTCATGATGAGGGAGCAAAGTCTAGTGTACCCTTGAATGATCGCAGGGTCACTTATACTAAACTTATGAAGAGGAatgctgaagatgatgaagccgaGAATCGTCAGCGCAGAAGGGATCGAATCCGGCGCCGAGTACAAGCGGCTGAGGAGAGACGTCAATTCCTTGATGGGGTACCCTCTGACTCTGATGCTGATGTTTCTGAAGAGGAGACTGCGTGGGTATTTACAGAGCGAAAGATCAAGCCTAACCGATACGAGAGAGAGTTTCGGAGGACCATGAAGCAAATTGAAGCCGaagctgaagcagaagaagacTCGGACTCAGATGATGATCCTGAGGCTCGTCCAGACTTCATCCCTGACGCTGATTCCGACGAAGAGGAAGATAGCGATGACAAATATGATGACTCGGATGACGAGAAGGATAGTGATGACgaatctgacaattcggatgagtctgacgagtag